Proteins from a genomic interval of Asticcacaulis sp. AND118:
- a CDS encoding threonine ammonia-lyase, with protein MSLSLEAIQAAAERLKGHIVETPCAFSQKLSAITRTQLWIKYENQQYTSAFKERGALNKLATLSADERARGVYAASAGNHAQGIAYHAQRLGIPATIVMPHGTPFVKVQKTQSYGARVVIEGANYDDSSAHAQKICADAGAVYVHPFNDYDVMAGQGTLAIEMLEAVPDLDVLLVPIGGGGLIAGMATAAKALKPWIKVIGIEAAMYPSFAARRRGLNMPTGGSTIAEGIAVKAVGDLSFTTANPLVDDVLVIDEADFERAIAAFVNVEKTVAEGAGAAGLAAVMRYPEKFEGQKVGLILCGGNIDMRLLASVLQRELVREKRLVTYRILGDDRPGMLSLVADVISRKGGNIVDVAHNRLVLDVPAKGAEFDILVETQDARHAHEIADALRATGYALRME; from the coding sequence ATGAGCCTGAGTCTGGAAGCGATCCAAGCCGCCGCTGAGCGGTTAAAGGGTCATATCGTCGAAACCCCCTGCGCCTTTTCGCAGAAGCTGAGCGCCATTACCCGCACCCAGCTATGGATCAAGTACGAGAACCAGCAATATACCTCAGCCTTCAAGGAACGCGGCGCACTGAACAAGCTGGCGACGCTGAGCGCCGATGAACGCGCGCGCGGCGTCTATGCGGCCTCCGCCGGTAACCACGCCCAGGGCATTGCCTATCACGCGCAGCGCCTTGGCATCCCGGCGACCATCGTCATGCCGCACGGCACGCCCTTCGTGAAGGTGCAGAAGACCCAATCTTATGGCGCCCGCGTGGTGATCGAAGGCGCCAATTACGACGACTCTTCGGCCCATGCGCAAAAGATCTGTGCCGATGCCGGGGCGGTCTATGTCCACCCGTTCAACGATTACGACGTCATGGCCGGACAAGGGACGCTGGCCATCGAAATGCTGGAGGCCGTGCCGGACCTCGACGTGCTGCTCGTCCCCATCGGCGGTGGCGGGCTGATCGCCGGAATGGCGACGGCGGCCAAGGCGCTCAAGCCGTGGATCAAGGTCATCGGCATCGAAGCCGCCATGTATCCGTCTTTCGCGGCGCGTCGTCGCGGCCTGAACATGCCGACGGGCGGATCGACCATCGCCGAGGGCATCGCGGTCAAGGCCGTCGGCGACCTGAGTTTTACCACCGCCAATCCGCTGGTCGACGACGTGCTGGTCATCGACGAGGCGGATTTCGAGCGCGCCATTGCTGCCTTTGTCAATGTCGAGAAGACTGTGGCTGAGGGTGCGGGGGCGGCGGGTCTGGCCGCCGTCATGCGCTATCCGGAAAAGTTCGAGGGGCAGAAGGTCGGGCTGATCCTGTGCGGCGGCAATATCGATATGCGCCTGCTGGCCTCGGTGCTGCAACGCGAACTGGTGCGCGAAAAACGCCTGGTCACCTATCGTATTCTGGGCGACGATCGTCCGGGCATGTTGTCGCTGGTGGCCGATGTCATTTCGCGCAAGGGCGGCAATATCGTCGACGTGGCGCACAATCGCCTCGTGCTCGACGTGCCGGCCAAGGGCGCGGAATTCGACATATTGGTCGAGACGCAGGACGCCCGTCACGCCCACGAAATCGCCGACGCCCTGCGCGCCACGGGCTATGCTTTGAGAATGGAATAG